Proteins encoded together in one Lachnospiraceae bacterium JLR.KK008 window:
- a CDS encoding DUF6050 family protein: MKRVLFKVILPLAFVAVWLNMCYWICLGENGVNWFQFWIMSGFPFGIQKMLVLLIPRNFGIAGSIGVLALDAVIGGMIGVIVLAIKIIAIIREVINIIMELAGKRISC, translated from the coding sequence ATGAAAAGGGTATTATTTAAGGTGATTTTGCCGCTGGCATTTGTTGCAGTATGGCTGAATATGTGTTACTGGATATGTCTGGGAGAGAACGGAGTAAACTGGTTTCAATTCTGGATTATGAGTGGATTTCCATTCGGCATACAAAAGATGCTCGTACTGCTGATACCTCGCAATTTTGGAATTGCAGGGAGCATTGGAGTGTTGGCACTTGACGCAGTCATAGGCGGCATGATCGGAGTGATTGTCCTTGCAATAAAAATTATTGCAATCATTAGGGAAGTAATCAATATCATAATGGAACTTGCAGGAAAGAGAATTTCTTGCTGA
- a CDS encoding ParB/RepB/Spo0J family partition protein, with amino-acid sequence MNKTGSAAKVKLNSFDDLFGDGQPQAGIEQVQEIALSELHEFKGHPFKVLDDEKMQETVESVREHGVLMPGIARPRAEGGYEIIAGHRRRHACELVGLDTMPMFIRNYTDDEATIIMVDSNIQREDILPSEKAKAYRMKYEAMKHQGSRAGGLTLDELGGAAGESAKTVQRYIWISRLSEPLLDMVDSGKIGIMQAVDISFLSEDAQQWVLVAIQDTNAVITKQQSAMLKESDKKGELTFPMVRMLLEKEKPVERKVVIKTERINSYFPDTYSTDDIEKIIFQLLDNWKNTQ; translated from the coding sequence ATGAATAAAACAGGAAGTGCCGCAAAGGTAAAACTGAACAGCTTCGATGATTTATTCGGAGATGGACAGCCACAGGCAGGAATAGAGCAGGTACAGGAAATTGCATTATCAGAACTGCATGAGTTCAAAGGTCACCCATTTAAGGTACTGGACGATGAAAAGATGCAGGAGACGGTGGAGAGTGTCAGAGAGCATGGCGTGCTGATGCCGGGTATTGCAAGACCAAGAGCTGAGGGCGGCTATGAAATTATTGCAGGACACCGAAGGAGACATGCGTGTGAGCTTGTAGGACTTGATACAATGCCGATGTTTATTCGTAATTATACGGACGATGAAGCCACGATTATCATGGTGGACAGCAATATTCAAAGAGAAGATATTCTTCCAAGCGAAAAAGCGAAGGCATATCGCATGAAATACGAAGCCATGAAGCATCAGGGAAGCAGAGCAGGTGGACTTACGCTGGACGAACTGGGAGGAGCTGCAGGAGAGAGTGCAAAAACTGTTCAAAGATATATATGGATTTCACGATTATCGGAACCGTTGCTTGATATGGTGGATTCGGGGAAAATAGGCATTATGCAGGCGGTGGACATCTCGTTTTTATCAGAGGATGCACAGCAATGGGTATTGGTTGCCATACAGGACACCAATGCTGTCATAACCAAACAGCAGAGTGCCATGCTGAAGGAAAGTGACAAAAAAGGAGAGTTGACCTTTCCAATGGTGCGTATGCTTCTGGAGAAAGAAAAGCCAGTAGAGCGTAAGGTTGTTATAAAAACAGAACGCATTAACAGTTATTTCCCGGATACATACAGCACAGATGATATAGAAAAAATAATATTTCAGCTATTAGATAACTGGAAAAATACGCAGTAG
- a CDS encoding DUF6075 family protein has translation MNSTALGAEKENINFISEAHEKFYYEKIQKVREADVYHKALCYCIGMNEDTRRNVDRIYNFKTGCVKPECLHEGWQTSGSAKVVRMAFNLYCNGTPSVDDEQDTEEQVDECRRYSVEDLFCCCYAPYFWQAIQIRYPEYATYNKNLYAMFGGND, from the coding sequence ATGAACAGTACAGCGTTAGGAGCAGAAAAAGAAAATATTAACTTTATCAGTGAAGCACATGAGAAATTCTACTATGAAAAAATTCAGAAAGTTAGAGAAGCAGATGTATATCACAAGGCACTTTGCTATTGCATTGGAATGAACGAAGATACACGAAGAAATGTGGATAGAATTTATAATTTCAAGACTGGATGTGTAAAACCGGAGTGCCTGCATGAAGGCTGGCAGACCAGTGGAAGTGCAAAGGTTGTCAGAATGGCATTTAATCTGTATTGCAATGGTACACCGAGCGTGGATGATGAACAGGACACAGAGGAGCAGGTGGATGAGTGCCGGAGATATTCAGTAGAGGATTTGTTCTGCTGTTGCTATGCACCATATTTCTGGCAGGCAATACAGATTCGCTATCCGGAGTATGCCACATACAATAAAAATTTGTATGCAATGTTTGGAGGAAATGATTGA
- the greA gene encoding transcription elongation factor GreA, whose amino-acid sequence MEEKKNILTYEGLRKYEDELHELKVVKRQEVAQKIKEAREQGDLSENAEYDAAKDEQRDIEARIEELEKILKNAEVVVEDEVDLDKINIGCRVKILDLEYNEELEYKIVGSTEANSLKGKISNESPVGKALIGKKIGDLIQVETQAGILEYEVLEIQRSN is encoded by the coding sequence ATGGAAGAAAAGAAAAATATATTAACGTATGAGGGTTTGAGAAAATATGAAGACGAGCTTCATGAGTTGAAGGTCGTCAAGCGGCAGGAAGTAGCTCAGAAGATCAAAGAGGCGAGAGAGCAGGGCGATTTGTCTGAGAATGCGGAATACGATGCGGCAAAGGACGAACAGCGTGATATAGAAGCAAGAATCGAAGAGCTGGAGAAGATCTTAAAAAATGCGGAGGTCGTGGTCGAGGATGAAGTTGATCTGGACAAGATCAATATTGGCTGCCGCGTGAAGATTCTTGATCTGGAATACAATGAGGAACTGGAATATAAAATCGTCGGCTCTACGGAGGCTAACAGTCTCAAAGGAAAGATCTCGAATGAGTCGCCGGTGGGAAAGGCGCTGATCGGAAAGAAGATCGGTGATCTCATTCAGGTAGAGACACAGGCAGGTATTCTGGAATACGAGGTTTTGGAGATTCAGAGGAGCAACTAG
- a CDS encoding biotin--[acetyl-CoA-carboxylase] ligase: MRTEILTMLRQADDYVSGQELCERFGVSRTAIWKVINGLKEQGYEIESQTNKGYRLKAAPDILSESEIASRMTTKWLGRNVVYFQETDSTNTQAKRLAEEGAVSGTLVVADMQNAGKGRRGRSWQQAPGTMISMTLILKPEFAPELASMLTLIAAHSVSKAIENMTGLSALIKWPNDIVIHNKKTVGILTEMSLSLEQDSIHYVVVGIGINTNIRTFSDEIKDIATSLYLETGKKVNRSGMIAEVMKCFEEDYETFLQKEDLSEILEDYNAHLAGRDREVRVLDPKGEYTGISRGVNRTGELLVQRADGSVTNVYAGEVSVRGLYGYV, encoded by the coding sequence GTGAGAACGGAAATATTGACGATGCTCCGGCAGGCGGACGATTATGTGTCGGGACAGGAATTATGTGAGCGGTTTGGGGTTTCCCGGACGGCCATATGGAAAGTAATCAACGGACTGAAAGAACAGGGGTATGAGATCGAATCTCAGACCAATAAGGGGTATCGGCTGAAAGCAGCGCCGGACATCTTATCAGAGAGTGAGATCGCCAGCCGGATGACAACGAAATGGCTGGGGAGAAACGTCGTCTACTTTCAGGAGACCGATTCCACGAACACGCAGGCCAAACGTCTGGCGGAAGAGGGAGCCGTTTCCGGAACTCTCGTCGTGGCTGATATGCAGAATGCGGGAAAGGGCCGGAGAGGCCGTTCCTGGCAGCAGGCCCCGGGAACTATGATTTCGATGACACTGATTCTCAAACCGGAGTTTGCACCGGAGCTGGCATCAATGCTGACGCTGATCGCGGCGCACAGTGTATCAAAAGCGATTGAAAATATGACAGGACTGTCAGCGCTGATCAAATGGCCGAATGATATTGTGATTCATAATAAGAAGACTGTGGGTATTCTCACAGAGATGAGCCTTTCTCTGGAGCAGGACAGCATTCATTATGTGGTTGTGGGGATTGGAATCAATACCAATATCCGTACGTTTTCGGACGAAATTAAGGATATAGCTACCTCACTTTATCTGGAGACAGGGAAAAAGGTAAACCGCAGCGGAATGATTGCCGAAGTTATGAAATGCTTTGAGGAAGATTATGAAACATTTTTACAGAAGGAAGACTTGTCAGAGATCCTGGAAGATTACAATGCACATCTGGCAGGCAGAGACAGAGAAGTGAGAGTGTTGGACCCGAAGGGCGAATATACAGGAATTTCCAGAGGTGTGAACAGGACGGGGGAATTGCTTGTGCAGAGAGCGGATGGCAGTGTGACGAACGTGTATGCCGGGGAAGTGTCTGTGAGAGGATTATATGGCTATGTCTGA
- the dusB gene encoding tRNA dihydrouridine synthase DusB, which yields MKEKQIRELRIGNVTLANNIILAPMAGVSDLPFRLLCAEQGAGLVCMEMISAKAILYHNKNTEKLLEIDPREGAVSLQLFGSDPEIVSEMAKKIEDRPFSILDINMGCPVPKVVGNGEGSALMKDPLLAGKIIEKTVKAISKPVTVKIRKGFDAEHINAPEMAHVAQESGAAAIAVHGRTREEYYRGKADWNIIRKVKEAVRIPVIGNGDVVDGPTAERLFQETGCDGIMVGRAAQGNPWIFRRIADYLEDGRITEKPSPQGVKEMIFRHASMQLACKGEYIGIREMRKHVSWYTTGYPHGARIRQKVNETQTMQQLAEVLEELWPQGQES from the coding sequence ATGAAAGAGAAGCAGATCAGAGAGCTGCGGATAGGGAATGTGACCCTTGCGAACAATATCATATTGGCTCCTATGGCAGGTGTGTCGGACCTGCCATTTCGTTTGCTCTGTGCCGAACAGGGTGCAGGGCTTGTGTGTATGGAGATGATCAGTGCCAAGGCGATCTTATATCACAATAAAAATACGGAAAAGCTGCTGGAGATCGATCCGCGGGAAGGCGCCGTGTCATTGCAGTTATTCGGTTCGGACCCGGAAATCGTGAGCGAGATGGCGAAAAAGATTGAGGACAGGCCGTTCTCAATATTGGACATTAATATGGGATGTCCGGTGCCGAAAGTCGTAGGTAATGGAGAGGGTTCGGCGCTGATGAAAGATCCTCTTCTGGCGGGAAAAATCATTGAGAAGACAGTAAAGGCGATCAGTAAACCTGTGACGGTAAAGATCAGAAAGGGCTTTGACGCAGAGCATATCAATGCGCCGGAGATGGCACATGTCGCGCAGGAATCGGGTGCAGCGGCGATCGCTGTACATGGACGGACGCGGGAGGAATATTACAGGGGAAAAGCGGACTGGAATATTATCAGGAAGGTCAAAGAAGCGGTGCGGATTCCGGTCATCGGCAATGGGGATGTGGTGGATGGTCCCACTGCGGAGCGTTTGTTTCAGGAGACAGGCTGTGACGGAATCATGGTGGGCCGCGCTGCTCAGGGAAACCCCTGGATTTTCCGCCGGATAGCGGACTATCTGGAAGATGGCAGGATCACGGAAAAGCCTTCGCCCCAGGGGGTAAAAGAGATGATCTTCAGACATGCCTCCATGCAGCTTGCCTGCAAGGGAGAATATATCGGCATCCGCGAGATGAGAAAACATGTATCCTGGTACACGACCGGTTATCCTCACGGCGCCAGAATCAGGCAGAAGGTCAATGAGACACAGACAATGCAGCAGTTGGCGGAAGTTCTGGAAGAACTGTGGCCGCAGGGACAGGAAAGCTAA
- a CDS encoding DUF6017 domain-containing protein, with product MGEILQLDYYYGIEAEQFSFYRVPRLLIKDERFKKLSSDAKLLYGLMLDRMSLSMKNEWFDDENRAYIIYTIDSIMEDLGCAKEKAVKVLAELDSVKGIGLVEKVRRGLGKPDIIYVKNFASISEQMDEKEPANADEITEVGKSNFKKSENRTSGSQKIKLQEVRKSNFRKSENQTSGSSEIEPQEVGESNPNYTNYNQTYMNQTNYNHTEESYNNPINQSATEKPQDDVIDSMDDAQAYIELIKENINYDHHMKYDGYGEKELYDELFGIICEVVCVKRKSIRVAGEDYPYELVKSRFLKLNSSHLEYVIGCMKETTTKITNIKAYMITALYNAPTTINHFYQQEVQHDMYGGGWHEKGII from the coding sequence ATGGGAGAAATTTTGCAGCTAGACTATTATTACGGAATAGAAGCGGAACAGTTCTCATTCTATCGTGTTCCACGCCTGCTGATAAAGGACGAGAGATTTAAGAAGCTGTCCAGTGATGCAAAATTATTGTATGGACTTATGCTTGATCGTATGTCGCTGTCTATGAAAAATGAATGGTTTGACGATGAAAATCGTGCATACATCATTTATACCATAGACAGCATTATGGAGGATTTGGGATGCGCTAAGGAAAAAGCTGTTAAGGTATTGGCAGAGCTTGATTCTGTAAAAGGAATTGGTCTGGTAGAAAAGGTGCGCAGAGGACTTGGAAAACCGGATATAATTTATGTGAAAAATTTTGCTTCAATTTCAGAGCAGATGGACGAAAAAGAGCCTGCTAATGCTGATGAAATCACAGAAGTCGGAAAATCGAACTTCAAGAAGTCAGAAAATCGAACTTCTGGAAGTCAGAAAATCAAACTTCAAGAAGTCAGAAAATCGAACTTCCGGAAGTCAGAAAATCAAACCTCTGGAAGTTCGGAAATCGAACCTCAAGAAGTCGGAGAATCGAACCCTAATTATACTAACTATAATCAGACTTATATGAATCAGACTAATTATAACCATACTGAGGAGAGTTATAACAATCCTATCAATCAATCTGCAACAGAAAAGCCACAAGATGATGTGATTGATTCGATGGATGATGCACAGGCATACATAGAACTGATTAAAGAAAATATCAATTATGATCATCACATGAAGTATGATGGTTATGGTGAAAAAGAACTTTATGACGAATTATTTGGGATAATCTGCGAAGTAGTGTGCGTAAAGAGAAAATCAATCCGAGTTGCAGGTGAGGATTATCCGTATGAGCTTGTAAAATCCAGATTCTTGAAACTGAACAGCAGTCATCTGGAATATGTGATTGGTTGCATGAAAGAGACAACGACAAAGATTACAAATATCAAAGCGTATATGATAACAGCACTTTATAATGCACCAACTACGATAAATCATTTCTATCAGCAGGAAGTGCAGCATGATATGTATGGAGGTGGATGGCATGAAAAGGGTATTATTTAA
- a CDS encoding AAA family ATPase, with protein MCKIIVIGNQKGGVGKTTTTSNLGIGLAKKGKKVLLIDADAQGSLTASLGFQEPDKLDVSLATIMANIINEEDMEPDYGILKHDEGVDLMPGNIELSGLEVSLVNVMSRELVLRTYIEQQKERYDYILIDCMPSLGMITINAFASADSILIPVQAAYLPVKGLEQLIKTIGKVKRQINPKLEIEGILLTMVDNRTNYAKDISALVVENYGSKVRIFENSIPMSVRAAEISAEGVSIYEHDPNGKVASAYQSLTEEVLADE; from the coding sequence ATGTGTAAAATTATAGTAATCGGAAACCAGAAAGGTGGAGTTGGAAAGACCACCACAACGAGTAATTTAGGTATTGGACTTGCAAAAAAAGGGAAAAAGGTGCTTCTGATAGATGCGGATGCACAGGGAAGTCTGACAGCAAGTTTAGGCTTTCAGGAGCCGGATAAACTGGATGTATCTCTTGCAACCATTATGGCGAATATCATCAATGAAGAAGATATGGAGCCGGATTATGGCATCCTAAAGCATGACGAGGGTGTAGACCTTATGCCCGGCAATATAGAGTTGTCGGGATTGGAAGTATCACTGGTAAATGTCATGAGCAGGGAGCTTGTGCTTCGGACTTATATAGAACAGCAGAAAGAAAGGTATGATTACATTCTGATTGATTGTATGCCTTCCCTTGGCATGATTACCATAAATGCCTTTGCAAGTGCCGACAGCATCCTTATTCCGGTGCAGGCAGCATATCTGCCGGTAAAAGGTCTGGAACAGCTTATAAAGACCATAGGAAAGGTAAAAAGGCAGATCAATCCAAAATTGGAGATTGAAGGTATTCTGCTTACTATGGTTGATAACAGAACGAATTATGCAAAAGACATCAGTGCATTGGTTGTGGAGAATTATGGTAGCAAGGTAAGAATATTTGAAAACAGTATTCCGATGTCGGTAAGAGCTGCGGAGATTTCTGCTGAAGGTGTCAGCATTTATGAGCATGATCCAAATGGAAAAGTAGCGAGTGCCTATCAGTCATTGACAGAGGAGGTGCTTGCAGATGAATAA
- a CDS encoding DUF6145 family protein: MAMSEERIILCGASAYDKKYYFNQRFRQIPESIQDELHIICVLFTEEAGGVFTIVFEPDGGVSLETDADENDIYYDEISSGLLVREIQRKRRELLQSLSLYYRALILNEDLSEMSEEEM, from the coding sequence ATGGCTATGTCTGAAGAGCGGATCATATTATGCGGCGCTAGCGCCTATGACAAAAAGTATTATTTTAATCAAAGATTCCGGCAGATTCCCGAGTCAATTCAGGATGAGCTGCATATCATATGTGTATTGTTCACGGAAGAGGCGGGCGGTGTGTTTACGATCGTATTTGAACCGGACGGCGGTGTATCGCTGGAGACAGACGCTGATGAAAATGATATTTATTATGATGAGATCAGCAGCGGGCTCCTTGTACGGGAGATACAGCGCAAACGACGGGAACTGCTGCAGTCTTTGAGCCTGTACTACCGGGCGCTGATTCTAAACGAAGATTTGTCTGAAATGTCAGAGGAGGAGATGTGA
- a CDS encoding PcfB family protein: protein MQEETTQKTIALAIKTSKLTASVLQKAMKMYLEHQKHKEPSHGKIPVKKLVGQGEGAKSIEVTDSNIKSFERVARKYNVDFAVKKDKTMEPPKYLVFFKGKDADVIAQAFKEFVKVNEKKQQRPSLRQKLKGLQKIVAQNKNKERSREKNKDKGQSL, encoded by the coding sequence GTGCAGGAGGAAACAACACAGAAAACCATTGCTCTTGCAATCAAGACTTCCAAACTGACCGCAAGCGTGTTACAGAAGGCGATGAAGATGTATCTGGAACACCAGAAGCATAAGGAGCCTTCCCATGGGAAAATCCCGGTAAAAAAGCTGGTCGGTCAGGGAGAGGGTGCAAAGTCCATTGAGGTTACGGATAGCAATATTAAATCCTTTGAGCGTGTTGCAAGGAAATACAATGTCGATTTCGCAGTAAAAAAGGATAAGACCATGGAACCACCCAAGTATCTTGTATTTTTCAAGGGCAAGGATGCCGATGTGATTGCACAGGCATTCAAGGAATTTGTCAAAGTTAATGAGAAAAAACAGCAGCGTCCGTCACTCAGACAGAAACTGAAAGGACTTCAGAAGATTGTTGCACAGAATAAAAATAAGGAGCGCAGCAGAGAGAAAAATAAGGACAAGGGACAGAGCTTATAA
- the lysS gene encoding lysine--tRNA ligase yields the protein MGETQSRPQEQDIHQLLKVRREKLAALQEKGKDPFQIMKYDVTHHSMDVKEHFEEMEGKEVSLAGRIMSKRVMGKASFCNIQDLKGNIQSYVARDSVGEESYAEFKKYDVGDIVGIEGEVFKTKTGEISIHAAKVTLLSKSLQILPEKYHGLVNTDLRYRQRYTDLIMNEEVKDTFIKRSQIISAIRRFLDSQGFMEVETPMLVSNAGGAAARPFETHFNALDEDLKLRISLELYLKRLIVGGLERVYEIGRVFRNEGLDTRHNPEFTLMELYQAYTDYNGMMDLTEKLYRYVAQEVLGTTVITYKGTEMDLGKPFERITMVDAVKKYAGVDFHEIHTLEEARNAAKQKGVEYEERHKKGDILNLFFEQFVEEHLIQPTFLMDHPVEISPLTKRKPDDPDYVERFEFFMNGWEMANAYSELNDPIDQRERFKAQEEQFAQGDEEANHTDEDFLNALEIGMPPTGGIGYGIDRMVMLLTDSPAIRDVLLFPTMKSLDKKDQ from the coding sequence GTGGGAGAGACACAGAGCAGACCACAGGAGCAGGATATTCATCAGCTTTTGAAGGTAAGAAGAGAGAAACTGGCGGCGCTTCAGGAAAAGGGAAAAGACCCATTCCAGATCATGAAATATGATGTGACCCATCACAGCATGGACGTGAAAGAGCATTTTGAGGAGATGGAGGGGAAAGAAGTCTCTCTGGCAGGGCGTATTATGTCCAAACGTGTCATGGGAAAGGCTTCTTTTTGCAACATTCAGGATTTGAAAGGAAACATTCAATCTTATGTGGCGAGAGACAGCGTCGGAGAAGAGTCCTACGCAGAGTTCAAGAAATATGATGTCGGCGATATTGTAGGGATTGAGGGAGAAGTTTTCAAGACAAAAACCGGGGAAATTTCCATTCATGCGGCAAAAGTGACACTGCTGTCAAAAAGTTTACAGATATTGCCGGAGAAATATCATGGGCTGGTCAATACCGATCTCCGTTACCGGCAGCGCTATACCGATCTGATTATGAATGAGGAGGTAAAAGATACCTTTATCAAGCGTTCCCAGATCATCAGCGCGATCCGCAGATTTCTCGACAGCCAGGGATTTATGGAAGTGGAGACTCCCATGTTGGTATCGAATGCAGGCGGTGCGGCAGCAAGACCGTTTGAGACACATTTCAATGCGCTGGATGAGGATCTGAAGCTGCGCATTTCTCTGGAACTCTATTTAAAACGTCTGATTGTTGGCGGCCTCGAACGGGTCTATGAGATCGGTCGTGTGTTCCGCAATGAGGGACTTGACACAAGACACAATCCGGAGTTTACATTGATGGAACTGTATCAGGCCTATACCGACTATAACGGCATGATGGATTTGACAGAAAAGCTGTACCGGTATGTGGCTCAGGAAGTATTGGGTACAACAGTCATCACTTATAAGGGTACGGAAATGGATCTGGGCAAGCCTTTTGAACGGATTACGATGGTGGATGCCGTCAAAAAATATGCCGGAGTGGACTTTCATGAGATTCACACACTGGAAGAGGCGAGAAACGCTGCAAAGCAAAAGGGCGTAGAATACGAAGAACGTCATAAAAAAGGTGATATTTTAAATCTGTTCTTTGAACAGTTTGTGGAAGAACATCTGATCCAGCCGACGTTCCTCATGGATCACCCGGTGGAGATTTCTCCGCTGACGAAGAGAAAGCCGGATGATCCGGATTATGTGGAGCGTTTTGAATTTTTTATGAACGGCTGGGAGATGGCAAACGCTTATTCGGAGTTGAATGACCCGATCGATCAGCGGGAGCGTTTCAAAGCGCAGGAGGAACAGTTTGCCCAGGGAGACGAGGAGGCAAACCATACAGATGAAGACTTCCTGAATGCACTGGAGATCGGTATGCCACCCACAGGCGGCATTGGCTACGGCATTGACCGTATGGTTATGCTGCTCACAGACTCTCCGGCGATCCGGGACGTACTGCTGTTCCCGACGATGAAGTCATTAGATAAAAAAGACCAATAA
- a CDS encoding methionyl-tRNA formyltransferase, translated as MCDENMNLEEQVTEPVEPKVETEPLFEEMVDFDTFSKSDFRVVKVKECSAVKKSKKLLHFVLDDGTGTDRIILSGIHAYYEPEELVGKTLLAITNLPPRSMMGIDSCGMLLSAVHTVNGEEKLNLVMLDDAIPAGAKLY; from the coding sequence ATGTGCGATGAAAATATGAATTTAGAAGAACAGGTTACTGAGCCTGTTGAGCCAAAGGTGGAAACAGAACCATTATTTGAGGAAATGGTGGATTTTGATACATTCAGCAAGTCAGATTTCCGTGTTGTAAAAGTAAAAGAATGTAGTGCTGTGAAGAAAAGCAAAAAGCTGTTACATTTTGTTTTAGATGATGGCACAGGAACAGACAGAATTATTCTCTCTGGAATCCATGCATATTATGAACCGGAGGAACTGGTCGGAAAGACATTACTTGCAATTACAAATTTACCACCTAGAAGTATGATGGGAATTGATTCCTGTGGTATGCTTTTATCCGCTGTTCATACAGTAAATGGAGAGGAAAAGCTTAATTTAGTTATGCTGGATGATGCAATTCCGGCAGGTGCAAAGCTCTACTAA
- a CDS encoding type III pantothenate kinase gives MLLVVDVGNTNITFGVFEGKKLRNSFRITTKISRTSDEFGIAIMELLRINGISVEDINGISMASVVPNIMHSLTGAMHKYIHQKPLIVGPGIKTGIKIAGENPRAVGADRIVDAVAAYEKYGGPILVLDFGTATTYDLVREDGSFNEGVTAPGLRISLMALSQEAAKLPEVEIRKPKSILAQETISSMQAGLVYGQIGQTEYIIKQVKKETGYSDLKVVATGGLGRMISEETDSIDIYDSALTLDGLRIIYEKNVDNMGKKK, from the coding sequence ATGTTATTGGTTGTGGATGTAGGCAATACAAATATTACGTTTGGTGTGTTTGAGGGGAAGAAGCTGCGCAACAGTTTCCGCATCACTACCAAAATATCAAGAACTTCCGATGAGTTTGGCATCGCTATCATGGAGCTGCTGCGAATCAACGGCATTTCCGTTGAGGACATCAATGGTATCAGTATGGCCAGTGTCGTACCGAATATTATGCACTCACTGACAGGAGCGATGCACAAATATATTCATCAGAAACCGCTGATCGTGGGACCGGGTATCAAGACGGGCATCAAGATTGCCGGAGAAAATCCCCGTGCCGTTGGTGCGGACAGGATCGTCGATGCGGTTGCGGCCTATGAGAAATATGGAGGGCCGATTCTGGTGCTTGATTTCGGAACTGCGACTACGTATGATCTGGTGAGGGAAGACGGCAGTTTCAATGAAGGCGTGACTGCGCCCGGACTGCGAATCTCTCTGATGGCGCTTTCTCAGGAGGCTGCGAAGCTGCCTGAAGTGGAGATCAGAAAACCCAAATCGATTCTGGCGCAGGAGACGATCTCCAGTATGCAGGCCGGACTTGTGTACGGACAGATCGGTCAGACGGAATATATCATCAAACAGGTAAAAAAAGAGACCGGCTACAGTGATTTGAAAGTAGTGGCAACGGGCGGTCTGGGACGGATGATTTCCGAGGAAACGGATTCGATCGACATCTATGACAGCGCTCTGACATTGGACGGGCTGCGCATCATTTACGAGAAAAATGTAGACAATATGGGAAAGAAGAAATGA